Proteins encoded together in one Thermomonospora curvata DSM 43183 window:
- a CDS encoding ABC transporter substrate-binding protein: MSRFRTRIGVAAAALLALTATSCASDKAGGGDAKTGPDGVKYGPGVTDDKITVGMITDLTGPYAALGKSISQGAQLHFEQLNAAGGICGRTVEPLVRDMGYDVQKSVAAYTELESKVAALPHFIGSATVSAVRQRLDAGGPLTLVLAWAPNLLGSKAIQMTGTTYAVDVINGVDFLVKEKGLKSGAKIGHVYVEGEYGEDSLAGSKFAAGKLGLQVVEQKVKATDADMSSQVAVMKEAGVKAVVLSVSPKQTASFVGVALSQGLDVPFIGSNSSFAPQLLATPAAPALLKDFYVMQASSPLSADLPVMKKLIADYKAKYPKDTLDNGVMAGFVTAMITSDALKKACAAKDLTREGIISAHRSTSGWDGGFGTKMDFTDVNEPPSRETHILKPDKETVGGLKIVREPQVSDLAKEYQIKAG; encoded by the coding sequence ATGAGCAGGTTCCGAACCCGGATCGGCGTGGCCGCGGCGGCGCTGCTGGCGCTGACCGCCACGTCCTGCGCCAGCGACAAAGCCGGCGGCGGGGACGCCAAGACCGGCCCCGACGGCGTCAAGTACGGCCCGGGCGTGACCGACGACAAGATCACCGTCGGGATGATCACCGACCTGACCGGCCCGTACGCGGCGCTCGGCAAGAGCATCTCCCAGGGCGCCCAGCTGCACTTCGAGCAGCTCAACGCCGCCGGCGGCATCTGCGGCCGCACGGTCGAGCCGCTGGTGCGCGACATGGGCTACGACGTGCAAAAGAGCGTGGCCGCCTACACCGAGCTGGAGTCGAAGGTCGCGGCGCTGCCGCACTTCATCGGGTCGGCCACGGTCAGCGCGGTGCGGCAGCGGCTGGACGCCGGCGGCCCGCTGACGCTGGTGCTGGCCTGGGCGCCGAACCTGCTGGGCAGCAAGGCCATCCAGATGACCGGCACCACCTACGCCGTGGACGTGATCAACGGGGTGGACTTCCTGGTCAAGGAGAAGGGCCTGAAGTCCGGCGCCAAGATCGGCCACGTCTATGTCGAGGGCGAGTACGGCGAGGACTCCCTGGCCGGCTCCAAGTTCGCCGCCGGGAAGCTGGGCCTGCAGGTCGTCGAGCAGAAGGTCAAGGCCACCGACGCCGACATGAGCTCCCAGGTCGCGGTGATGAAGGAGGCCGGCGTCAAGGCCGTGGTGCTGTCGGTCAGCCCCAAGCAGACCGCCTCGTTCGTGGGCGTCGCGCTCTCCCAGGGCCTGGACGTGCCGTTCATCGGCAGCAACTCCTCCTTCGCCCCGCAGCTGCTGGCCACCCCGGCCGCCCCGGCGCTGCTGAAGGACTTCTACGTCATGCAGGCCTCCAGCCCGCTGAGCGCCGACCTGCCGGTGATGAAGAAGCTGATCGCCGACTACAAGGCCAAGTACCCCAAGGACACCCTGGACAACGGGGTGATGGCCGGGTTCGTCACCGCGATGATCACCAGTGACGCGCTGAAGAAGGCGTGCGCGGCCAAGGACCTGACCCGCGAGGGCATCATCTCCGCCCACCGCTCCACCTCCGGCTGGGACGGCGGCTTCGGCACCAAGATGGACTTCACCGACGTCAACGAGCCCCCGTCCCGCGAGACCCACATCCTCAAGCCGGACAAGGAGACCGTCGGCGGGCTGAAGATCGTCCGCGAGCCCCAGGTCTCGGACCTGGCCAAGGAGTACCAGATCAAGGCCGGCTGA
- a CDS encoding branched-chain amino acid ABC transporter permease, with amino-acid sequence MPAFKAIVWAAVAVAAVVAPFYLESFWLTAGVFAMAAAIGAIGINLLTGATGQLSMGHAFFLAVGAYGYVYLAAEPEGGLGGLGLPTPLAAVLAVALAGAAGGLFSPIAGRLKGAYLGIATLALIFLGQHVLFNAGPVTGGYNGRPVPPLEIFGFVFADDPQVVLLGVPFGAAEKLWLLAAALLALAAWFARGVLADRPGRAMNTIRDHETAAGVMGVPVARYRAGVFVLSSMYGGLAGVLLALTFQQTVPSYFDMLRSLDYLAMIVIGGLGSVGGAVIGAAFVSLLPEVLGRYSEALPLVAAPGSGGFSPAEASRVLYGIAVVAVVLFLPGGLLGLAARARRALSGRLPHPSKSRSAR; translated from the coding sequence ATGCCCGCGTTCAAAGCGATCGTCTGGGCGGCCGTGGCGGTGGCCGCGGTAGTGGCGCCCTTCTACCTGGAGAGCTTCTGGCTGACCGCCGGGGTGTTCGCCATGGCCGCCGCCATCGGCGCCATCGGCATCAACCTGCTGACCGGCGCGACCGGGCAGCTGTCGATGGGGCACGCCTTCTTCCTGGCGGTCGGCGCCTACGGCTACGTCTACCTGGCCGCCGAACCGGAGGGCGGGCTGGGCGGGCTGGGCCTGCCCACCCCGCTGGCGGCGGTGCTGGCGGTCGCGCTGGCCGGGGCGGCCGGCGGGCTGTTCAGCCCGATCGCCGGGCGGCTCAAAGGCGCCTACCTGGGCATCGCCACCCTGGCGCTGATCTTCCTGGGCCAGCACGTGCTGTTCAACGCCGGCCCGGTCACCGGCGGCTACAACGGACGGCCGGTGCCGCCGCTGGAGATCTTCGGGTTCGTCTTCGCCGACGACCCGCAGGTGGTGCTGCTGGGCGTGCCGTTCGGCGCCGCCGAGAAGCTGTGGCTGCTGGCCGCCGCGCTGCTGGCACTGGCCGCCTGGTTCGCCCGCGGCGTGCTGGCCGACCGGCCCGGCCGGGCCATGAACACCATCCGCGACCACGAGACCGCCGCCGGGGTGATGGGCGTGCCGGTGGCCCGCTACCGGGCCGGGGTGTTCGTGCTGTCGTCGATGTACGGCGGGCTGGCCGGGGTGCTGCTGGCGCTGACCTTCCAGCAGACCGTGCCGAGCTACTTCGACATGCTGCGCTCCCTGGACTACCTGGCGATGATCGTCATCGGCGGTCTGGGGTCGGTCGGCGGGGCCGTGATCGGCGCGGCCTTCGTCTCGCTGCTGCCGGAGGTGCTGGGCCGCTACAGCGAAGCGCTGCCGCTGGTGGCCGCGCCCGGCAGCGGCGGTTTCTCTCCCGCGGAGGCGTCCCGGGTGCTGTACGGCATCGCGGTCGTCGCCGTGGTCCTGTTCCTGCCGGGCGGCCTGCTGGGGCTCGCCGCGCGGGCACGGCGCGCGCTGTCCGGCAGGCTCCCCCACCCCTCCAAGTCAAGGAGTGCTCGATGA
- a CDS encoding branched-chain amino acid ABC transporter permease has protein sequence MTTFAELLLNGVSIGAVYALIALGFVIIFKASEVVNFAHASLLLAGGFIVAELHPRIGFWAALAAGIAAAALLGALIEFCVIRRSKAASHSVLAIVTIGVDIVLVTELTRRIGTDVLAMGDPWGSRVVHLGPVSIAQTRVVALVVAAALITTFLLAFKYTGWGVAMRAAAEDGETAALMGVRLSRVSLSAWAVAGALAAVAALFLAVFPTPGLDRTTASAAMKAFPAAILGGLDSTTGALVGGLIVGVTESLATGYQSELSFLGRGIGDVAPFLVMIVILLVRPAGLLGTRELTRV, from the coding sequence GTGACAACCTTCGCCGAACTGCTGCTGAACGGCGTGTCCATCGGGGCGGTGTACGCGCTGATCGCCCTGGGGTTCGTGATCATCTTCAAGGCCAGTGAGGTGGTGAACTTCGCGCACGCCTCGCTGCTGCTGGCCGGCGGCTTCATCGTGGCCGAGCTGCACCCGCGGATCGGGTTCTGGGCGGCGCTGGCGGCGGGCATCGCCGCGGCGGCGCTGCTGGGCGCGCTGATCGAGTTCTGCGTGATCCGCCGTTCCAAGGCCGCCTCGCACAGCGTGCTGGCGATCGTCACCATCGGCGTCGACATCGTCCTGGTCACCGAGCTGACCCGGCGGATCGGCACCGACGTGCTGGCGATGGGCGACCCGTGGGGCAGCCGGGTGGTGCACCTGGGGCCGGTGTCCATCGCGCAGACCAGGGTGGTGGCCCTGGTGGTGGCGGCCGCGCTGATCACCACGTTCCTGCTGGCGTTCAAGTACACCGGCTGGGGCGTGGCCATGCGGGCCGCCGCCGAGGACGGGGAGACCGCCGCGCTGATGGGGGTGCGGCTGAGCCGGGTGTCGCTGAGCGCCTGGGCGGTCGCCGGGGCGCTGGCCGCGGTCGCCGCGCTGTTCCTGGCGGTCTTCCCCACCCCGGGACTGGACCGGACCACCGCCTCCGCCGCCATGAAGGCGTTCCCCGCGGCGATCCTGGGCGGGCTGGACTCCACCACCGGGGCCCTGGTGGGCGGGCTGATCGTGGGCGTCACCGAGTCGCTGGCCACCGGCTACCAGAGCGAGCTGTCCTTCCTGGGCCGCGGGATCGGGGACGTCGCGCCCTTCCTCGTCATGATCGTCATCCTGCTCGTCCGCCCGGCCGGGCTGCTGGGCACCCGGGAGCTGACCCGTGTCTGA
- a CDS encoding ABC transporter ATP-binding protein — translation MSAPAELQVRDVTVRFSGLVALDSVSFTVRPGSIHALIGPNGAGKSTCFNVLSGVYKATFGSVKFGGTELTGLPPHKIAALGVARTFQNIALSPLLSVADNLMLGRHRLTRTGFLSAGLRLPRARREAAAHSARVAEIAAFVGLSEYLPMPVGLLPYGVQKRVELARALCMEPKLLLLDEPVAGMNGGERRKMAALISAVRRDLGISVLLVEHDMGMVMRLADAVTVLDFGRRIADGTPAEVQRDPEVIRAYLGAAGDEGAALRKEGT, via the coding sequence ATGAGCGCGCCTGCCGAGCTGCAGGTCAGGGACGTCACCGTCCGGTTCTCCGGGCTGGTGGCCCTGGACTCGGTGAGCTTCACCGTGCGTCCGGGCAGCATCCACGCCCTCATCGGGCCCAACGGAGCGGGCAAGTCCACCTGCTTCAACGTGCTGTCGGGCGTCTACAAGGCCACCTTTGGCAGCGTGAAGTTCGGCGGCACCGAGCTGACCGGGCTGCCCCCGCACAAGATCGCCGCGCTCGGCGTGGCCCGCACCTTCCAGAACATCGCGCTGTCGCCGCTGCTGTCGGTGGCCGACAACCTGATGCTGGGCCGGCACCGGCTGACCCGCACCGGGTTCCTGTCGGCCGGGCTGCGCCTGCCGCGCGCCCGCCGCGAGGCCGCCGCCCACTCGGCCCGGGTCGCCGAGATCGCCGCCTTCGTCGGGCTGAGCGAATACCTGCCGATGCCGGTGGGGCTGCTGCCGTACGGGGTGCAAAAGCGGGTGGAGCTGGCCCGCGCCCTGTGCATGGAGCCCAAGCTGCTGCTGCTGGACGAGCCGGTGGCCGGGATGAACGGCGGCGAGCGGCGAAAGATGGCCGCGCTGATCTCCGCCGTCCGGCGCGACCTGGGCATCTCGGTGCTGCTGGTCGAGCACGACATGGGCATGGTCATGCGGCTGGCCGACGCGGTCACCGTGCTGGACTTCGGCCGCCGCATCGCCGACGGCACCCCCGCCGAGGTCCAGCGCGACCCCGAGGTCATCCGCGCCTACCTGGGCGCCGCCGGCGACGAGGGCGCCGCGCTCCGCAAGGAGGGGACGTGA
- a CDS encoding ABC transporter ATP-binding protein — MDAEEPLPPDGAGGLRISGLHVGYGPVRALRGVSLQAPPGSVVAVLGANGAGKSTLLRAISGTLRFHRGTISAGEIEYAGRRLSGLSPAAVVARGVTQVPEGRRIFTRMTVAENLRAGALGVRGRKAAAAARRRVLELFPVLAERAGQRAGLLSGGEQQMLAIGRALMARPSLLLLDEPTLGLAPLMAARIADTIREINAQGTTVLLVEQNAALALSLASHAYVLEVGEVTMSGPAAKLAASDEVRRRYLGETGPGEEERAEETARPALSRWTP, encoded by the coding sequence ATGGACGCCGAGGAGCCCCTGCCCCCCGACGGCGCCGGCGGCCTGCGCATCAGCGGCCTGCACGTCGGCTACGGGCCGGTCCGGGCGCTGCGCGGAGTGTCGCTGCAGGCCCCGCCCGGCTCGGTGGTGGCCGTGCTGGGCGCCAACGGAGCGGGCAAATCGACGCTGCTGCGCGCGATCTCGGGAACCCTGCGCTTTCACCGCGGCACCATCAGCGCCGGCGAGATCGAATACGCCGGCCGCCGGCTGTCGGGGCTGAGCCCGGCGGCGGTGGTGGCCCGCGGCGTGACCCAGGTGCCCGAGGGCCGGCGAATCTTCACCCGGATGACCGTGGCGGAGAACCTGCGCGCCGGGGCGCTGGGCGTGCGCGGGCGCAAGGCGGCGGCCGCCGCCCGCAGGCGGGTGCTGGAGCTGTTCCCGGTGCTGGCCGAGCGGGCCGGGCAGCGCGCCGGGCTGCTGTCGGGCGGTGAGCAGCAGATGCTCGCCATCGGGCGGGCGCTGATGGCCCGGCCCTCCCTGCTGCTGCTGGACGAGCCCACCCTCGGGCTGGCCCCGCTGATGGCCGCCCGCATCGCCGACACCATCCGCGAGATCAACGCCCAGGGCACCACCGTGCTGCTGGTGGAGCAGAACGCCGCGCTGGCGCTGTCGCTGGCCTCCCACGCCTACGTGCTGGAGGTCGGCGAGGTGACCATGTCCGGCCCGGCCGCAAAGCTGGCCGCCAGCGACGAAGTGCGCCGCCGCTACCTGGGCGAGACGGGCCCCGGCGAGGAGGAGCGGGCCGAGGAGACCGCCCGTCCGGCGCTGAGCAGGTGGACGCCATGA
- a CDS encoding PucR family transcriptional regulator — MPSPVLTRAEIRTVMRTVAARLLEQVPQLADRLLTELRSTENAYRRIPEAEHRRDLEQGFRAGIGAVMQAWPERRDLSHAMEVGARRAEQGVPLDSLLRGYRLATQITWEAMVDVVTAEYPEAAAALLRGAGRLWHGVDRQAVVAADAYRRRESELRSRRAERAQALLDALLEGRADTAVVRDAAAALQVPQFGRYLVVATRADGCARPELSRRPAEAAGLRLLWRTRPDCELVVVALADRDPDKALAALRPALPGRAGVSPVVEGLPELSEARRYAVLALRTCREGEVVHLDERLPAVLSVTQPDLAERLVNAVLRPILELDPHDRDTLLATLSCWLECEGSVARTAATLYCHRNTVFNRLRRIETLTGRSPDRPRQVMELTLALDAYHILATPEREAG; from the coding sequence GTGCCGAGTCCGGTACTGACCCGAGCAGAGATCCGCACGGTGATGCGGACGGTGGCCGCCCGGCTGCTGGAGCAGGTTCCCCAACTGGCCGACCGGCTGCTGACCGAGCTGCGCTCCACCGAGAACGCCTACCGCCGGATCCCCGAGGCCGAGCACCGCCGGGACCTGGAGCAGGGGTTCCGCGCCGGCATCGGCGCGGTCATGCAGGCCTGGCCGGAGCGGCGCGACCTGTCCCACGCCATGGAGGTCGGCGCCCGCCGCGCCGAACAGGGCGTCCCGCTGGACTCACTGCTGCGCGGCTACCGGCTGGCCACCCAGATCACCTGGGAGGCCATGGTGGACGTGGTGACCGCCGAATACCCCGAGGCCGCCGCCGCGCTGCTGCGCGGGGCGGGACGGCTGTGGCACGGCGTCGACCGGCAGGCGGTGGTCGCCGCCGACGCCTACCGGCGCCGGGAGAGCGAGCTGCGCAGCCGCCGCGCCGAACGCGCCCAGGCCCTGCTGGACGCGCTGCTGGAGGGCCGCGCCGACACCGCGGTGGTGCGGGACGCCGCGGCCGCCCTGCAGGTGCCGCAGTTCGGCCGCTACCTGGTGGTGGCCACCCGCGCCGACGGCTGCGCCCGCCCCGAACTGTCCCGCCGTCCCGCCGAGGCGGCCGGGCTGCGGCTGCTGTGGCGCACCCGCCCCGACTGCGAGCTGGTGGTCGTCGCCCTGGCCGACCGGGACCCCGACAAGGCGCTGGCCGCGCTGCGGCCGGCGCTGCCCGGCCGGGCCGGGGTCAGCCCCGTGGTGGAGGGCCTGCCGGAGCTGAGCGAGGCCCGCCGCTACGCCGTCCTGGCGCTGCGCACCTGCCGGGAGGGCGAAGTCGTCCACCTGGACGAACGGCTCCCGGCGGTGCTCTCGGTCACCCAGCCCGACCTGGCCGAACGCCTGGTGAACGCGGTGCTGCGGCCCATCTTGGAACTCGACCCCCACGACCGGGACACCCTGCTGGCCACCCTGTCGTGCTGGCTGGAATGCGAAGGGTCGGTGGCCCGCACCGCCGCGACCCTCTACTGCCACCGCAACACGGTCTTCAACCGCCTCCGCCGCATCGAGACGCTGACCGGCCGCTCCCCGGACCGCCCCCGCCAGGTGATGGAACTGACCCTCGCCCTCGACGCCTACCACATCCTCGCCACCCCTGAACGAGAGGCCGGCTGA
- a CDS encoding Acg family FMN-binding oxidoreductase gives MNDTRGDTGRFAEDARFAVEAARWAPSVYNTQPWTFGIGEGRISLRADADRRLDVADPDGREMLISCGAALFNLVLALRYRGYAPRVRLLPEPDRPHLLADVDVTEPAEGPAGPDVVRLYEQVRERRTHRGPFRPHQVPAGLLATLREEARREGAALHVITDEHARAALAALTGAAEHLGRADPARNAEIIRWAPPPHSSRPDGVHAEAYPREPERARPDFPGRDFARGQGWGSDAPSGDAARGAATGVVVLLTTAADTPADWLRAGQAMQRVLLRAHAEEGLSAAFHTQALEFPELREVIRTRLCDGANPQMLLRLGVTDTRYRTVRRPLGELLHQE, from the coding sequence GTGAACGACACCCGCGGCGATACCGGACGGTTCGCCGAGGACGCCCGCTTCGCCGTCGAGGCCGCCCGGTGGGCCCCGTCGGTCTACAACACCCAGCCCTGGACGTTCGGGATCGGGGAGGGGCGCATCAGCCTGCGCGCCGACGCCGACCGCAGGCTGGATGTGGCCGACCCCGACGGCCGGGAGATGCTGATCAGCTGCGGCGCGGCGCTGTTCAACCTGGTCTTGGCGCTGCGCTACCGGGGGTATGCGCCGCGCGTGCGGCTGCTGCCCGAACCCGACCGGCCCCACCTGCTGGCCGATGTGGACGTGACCGAGCCCGCCGAAGGCCCCGCCGGCCCCGACGTGGTCCGGCTGTATGAGCAGGTGCGGGAGCGGCGCACCCACCGCGGCCCGTTCCGCCCCCACCAGGTGCCCGCCGGGCTGCTGGCCACGCTGCGGGAGGAGGCGCGGCGGGAGGGCGCTGCGCTGCACGTGATCACCGACGAGCACGCCCGGGCGGCGCTGGCCGCGCTGACCGGGGCGGCCGAGCACCTGGGCCGGGCCGACCCGGCCCGCAACGCCGAGATCATCCGGTGGGCGCCCCCGCCGCACAGCAGCCGGCCGGACGGCGTCCACGCCGAGGCCTACCCCCGCGAGCCCGAACGGGCCCGGCCGGACTTCCCCGGCCGGGACTTCGCCCGCGGACAGGGCTGGGGGAGCGATGCGCCCTCCGGCGACGCCGCCCGGGGAGCGGCCACCGGCGTGGTCGTCCTGCTCACCACGGCCGCGGACACTCCCGCGGACTGGCTGCGCGCCGGCCAGGCGATGCAGCGCGTCCTGCTGCGGGCCCACGCCGAGGAGGGCCTGTCGGCCGCCTTCCACACCCAGGCGCTGGAGTTCCCGGAGCTGCGGGAGGTCATCCGCACCCGGTTGTGCGACGGGGCGAACCCGCAGATGCTGCTGCGGCTGGGAGTGACCGACACCCGCTACCGGACCGTGCGCCGTCCCCTCGGCGAACTGCTCCACCAAGAGTGA
- a CDS encoding Rv1733c family protein, with protein MRASGAIERLHRLRRRLGFDRNELRRGVDRLQWSAGLLLTVLFVVLGSTVAVLAAGPVYQDGVRAERQERAVRHQVVATALSRPEAGGPDAVARYVVRVRWTEPDGSARTGTAAAWSPQIRPGETRRVWVDDSGRPADPPRSHRRTVFETAATAAGAVLASGLLLLIAYMLVRQHTDRLRAAEWDAALARLNPRRTR; from the coding sequence ATGAGGGCTTCCGGCGCGATCGAACGGCTGCACCGCCTGCGCAGGCGGCTGGGTTTCGATCGCAATGAGCTGCGGCGCGGCGTCGACCGGCTCCAGTGGTCGGCCGGGCTGCTGCTGACGGTGCTGTTCGTGGTGCTCGGCAGCACGGTGGCGGTGCTGGCCGCCGGGCCGGTCTACCAGGACGGCGTGCGGGCCGAGCGGCAGGAGCGGGCCGTGCGGCACCAGGTCGTGGCGACCGCGCTGAGCCGCCCGGAAGCCGGCGGTCCCGACGCCGTGGCCCGGTATGTGGTGCGGGTGCGCTGGACCGAGCCGGACGGCTCGGCCCGCACCGGGACGGCCGCGGCGTGGAGCCCGCAGATCCGCCCCGGTGAGACCAGGCGGGTGTGGGTGGACGACTCGGGCCGGCCCGCCGATCCGCCCCGCTCGCACCGGCGCACCGTCTTCGAAACCGCCGCCACGGCCGCCGGCGCCGTGCTGGCCTCCGGGCTGCTGCTGCTGATCGCCTACATGCTGGTCCGCCAGCACACCGACCGGCTGCGCGCCGCCGAGTGGGACGCCGCCTTGGCCAGGCTTAATCCCCGCCGGACCCGCTGA
- a CDS encoding sporulation protein: MDRGDFDEIAVHGLPAHDLFIQALLDLGFRFEKSDTEFAEFELTKGMHTLPCSQQLEFFFPAGYGGWSHQNLEIGVLTGADSFHLIIGPYGPYRFEYEGLTEEFFPQWLEEHFRSQWGVGG; this comes from the coding sequence GTGGACCGGGGCGACTTCGACGAGATCGCCGTGCACGGGCTGCCCGCCCACGACCTGTTCATCCAGGCGCTGCTGGACCTGGGATTCCGGTTCGAGAAGTCCGACACCGAGTTCGCCGAGTTCGAGCTCACCAAAGGGATGCACACCCTGCCGTGCTCCCAGCAGCTGGAATTCTTCTTCCCCGCGGGGTACGGCGGGTGGAGCCACCAGAACCTGGAAATAGGCGTCCTCACCGGAGCCGACTCATTCCACCTGATCATCGGCCCCTACGGTCCCTACCGGTTCGAGTACGAGGGACTGACCGAGGAATTCTTCCCCCAGTGGCTGGAGGAGCACTTCCGTTCCCAGTGGGGAGTGGGCGGGTAG
- a CDS encoding ankyrin repeat domain-containing protein, translating into MAAEKNDWTGVARWDWEDPDTIRARLEAGADPDARIWGGRPVLHVAAELGSPEAVAELAARARDIDAEYMGRTALWEAVFARCFGNARVLAEAGADPWRPMMAGWPPGRLALAGPNPDLFPLPEGRSGLSPAESAAVAEARRMVAVLGDVSDYIGMGVACVAGIDAAEAARRLQATPITDTGPGSFLADPWSHRLDGEDGLTIVGATDVSGGCVITQPWGYAPQMPGVLKALSAGTVCYGMYANPKSGDQGSICRDGVLEDWDLIPGAPPGPDASSREVLLSFLYQDDAVGYACAYAGLRLTDARAVTGPPDVWLRLPRRDYWQ; encoded by the coding sequence ATGGCCGCTGAGAAGAACGACTGGACGGGAGTGGCCCGGTGGGACTGGGAGGATCCGGACACCATCCGCGCCCGGCTGGAGGCGGGGGCCGATCCCGACGCCCGGATCTGGGGCGGCCGGCCGGTGCTGCACGTGGCGGCCGAGCTGGGGTCCCCGGAGGCGGTCGCCGAGCTGGCCGCGCGGGCCCGTGACATCGACGCCGAGTACATGGGGCGCACGGCGCTGTGGGAGGCCGTCTTCGCCCGCTGCTTCGGCAACGCCCGCGTGCTGGCCGAAGCGGGCGCCGACCCGTGGCGGCCGATGATGGCCGGCTGGCCGCCCGGACGGCTCGCCCTGGCCGGCCCGAACCCCGACCTGTTCCCCCTGCCGGAAGGGCGAAGCGGCCTGTCGCCCGCCGAGTCCGCCGCGGTGGCCGAGGCCCGGCGCATGGTCGCCGTGCTGGGCGATGTCTCCGACTACATCGGCATGGGCGTGGCGTGCGTGGCCGGTATCGACGCGGCCGAGGCCGCGCGGCGGCTGCAGGCCACGCCGATCACCGACACCGGTCCCGGTTCCTTCCTGGCCGATCCGTGGTCCCACCGGCTGGACGGGGAGGACGGCCTGACCATCGTGGGCGCCACCGACGTGTCCGGCGGGTGCGTCATCACCCAGCCGTGGGGGTACGCCCCGCAGATGCCCGGGGTGCTGAAGGCGTTGTCGGCGGGCACCGTCTGCTACGGGATGTACGCCAATCCCAAGAGCGGCGATCAGGGCAGCATCTGCCGGGACGGCGTGCTGGAGGACTGGGATCTGATTCCCGGTGCTCCTCCCGGCCCTGACGCCTCCTCTCGGGAGGTCCTGCTGTCCTTCCTCTATCAGGACGATGCGGTGGGGTACGCGTGCGCCTACGCGGGGCTGCGGCTGACCGACGCCCGCGCGGTCACCGGCCCACCCGATGTGTGGCTGCGGCTCCCCCGCCGCGACTACTGGCAGTGA
- a CDS encoding thioesterase family protein: protein MSDLPEAFYLPLGDGCYEPTRATESPWSPDAQHGGPPTALLAHELDATAAPGMRLARISVDFLGPIPRRRLRIEVSTLRPGRQIALAEATMIVDDRPAVIARAWHIATGPTPPAAGAPFDPPPPLPEAQEDWHDPDLDGWGYGQAIEWRHTHGLGETSGHAEVWTRVRIPLIAGEKPTGLARALIVADSANGISLALPMRQWLSIPPTMTATLGRLPEGEWVHMAARTRLSDDGLGVAHATMSDLTGYLGEVTQPLLVRER, encoded by the coding sequence ATGAGCGATCTGCCGGAAGCCTTCTATCTGCCCCTCGGGGACGGCTGCTACGAGCCCACCCGCGCCACCGAAAGCCCGTGGTCGCCCGACGCCCAGCACGGCGGGCCGCCCACGGCGCTGCTGGCGCACGAGCTGGACGCCACCGCCGCACCCGGCATGCGGCTGGCCCGGATCTCGGTGGACTTCCTCGGCCCCATCCCGCGCCGCCGGCTGCGCATCGAGGTGTCCACGCTGCGTCCGGGACGGCAGATCGCGCTGGCGGAGGCGACGATGATCGTCGACGACCGGCCGGCGGTGATCGCCCGCGCCTGGCACATCGCCACCGGCCCGACGCCCCCGGCCGCCGGCGCCCCGTTCGACCCGCCGCCGCCGCTGCCTGAGGCCCAGGAGGACTGGCACGACCCCGACCTGGACGGCTGGGGCTATGGCCAGGCCATCGAGTGGCGGCACACCCACGGCCTCGGCGAGACCTCCGGCCATGCGGAGGTGTGGACGCGGGTGCGCATCCCCCTGATCGCCGGGGAGAAGCCGACCGGCCTGGCGCGGGCGCTGATCGTCGCCGACTCGGCCAACGGGATATCCCTGGCGCTGCCGATGCGGCAGTGGCTGTCCATCCCGCCGACCATGACCGCCACGTTGGGGCGCCTTCCCGAGGGCGAGTGGGTGCACATGGCCGCCCGCACCCGCCTGTCCGACGACGGGCTGGGCGTCGCGCACGCCACCATGAGCGACCTCACCGGCTATCTCGGCGAGGTCACCCAGCCGCTGCTGGTCCGCGAGCGCTGA
- a CDS encoding TetR/AcrR family transcriptional regulator, whose amino-acid sequence MPATSRRGNRGPAAAAGNRRAILDAARRLFTERGYRVPLSTIAREAGVGQGVLYRHFPTRLDLAFAVFEENFAELEAIAADPGEGAFGRLWSRLLEMTIAESAFVEMVVDARRALPDRGDDRRLLALVEATLPRARAAGLVDPALTADDVLLAQRMVYGVVVTETDPVRVRQAVEGALALLKERALVPAVR is encoded by the coding sequence GTGCCCGCCACGTCACGCAGGGGCAATCGAGGTCCGGCCGCCGCCGCCGGCAACCGCCGCGCGATCTTGGACGCCGCCCGCCGTCTGTTCACCGAACGCGGCTACCGGGTGCCGCTGAGCACGATCGCCCGGGAGGCCGGGGTCGGCCAGGGGGTGCTGTACCGGCACTTCCCCACCCGGCTGGACCTGGCGTTCGCGGTGTTCGAGGAGAACTTCGCCGAGCTGGAGGCCATCGCCGCCGACCCGGGCGAGGGGGCCTTCGGGCGGCTGTGGTCGCGGCTGCTGGAGATGACCATCGCCGAGTCGGCGTTCGTGGAGATGGTCGTGGACGCCCGGCGCGCCCTGCCCGACCGGGGGGACGACCGGCGGCTGCTGGCGCTGGTGGAGGCGACGCTGCCGCGCGCCCGGGCGGCCGGGCTGGTGGACCCCGCGCTCACCGCCGACGACGTGCTGCTGGCCCAGCGCATGGTCTACGGGGTGGTGGTCACCGAGACCGACCCGGTGCGGGTCCGGCAGGCCGTGGAGGGGGCGCTGGCCCTGCTGAAGGAGCGCGCCCTCGTCCCGGCGGTGCGCTGA